The following coding sequences lie in one Leptospira neocaledonica genomic window:
- the frr gene encoding ribosome recycling factor, whose protein sequence is MANEELINAMKSKMDKTVELLKKDFAGVRTGRANPALIEDLRVEYYGAPTPINQLGNISAPEPRLLVVSPYDKGIMKDIEKAIQASGLGLQPTNDGVVIRIIIPELTGERRKELAKVVKSKSEEKKVAVRNIRRDAMEDLKKHSEGISQDELKTLQDQVQKITDSYIEKISGVTAEKEKEITTV, encoded by the coding sequence ATGGCGAATGAAGAATTAATCAACGCAATGAAGTCCAAGATGGATAAAACCGTGGAACTCTTAAAAAAGGATTTCGCGGGAGTCCGGACGGGCAGGGCCAATCCTGCATTGATCGAAGACCTAAGAGTGGAATATTACGGAGCTCCTACACCCATCAACCAATTGGGAAATATCTCGGCTCCTGAACCTAGACTTCTGGTGGTCTCTCCTTATGATAAGGGAATCATGAAAGATATCGAAAAGGCAATCCAAGCTTCGGGACTAGGGTTACAACCTACGAACGACGGGGTAGTCATTCGTATTATCATTCCGGAACTAACGGGCGAAAGACGTAAAGAATTGGCAAAAGTGGTAAAATCCAAATCGGAAGAGAAGAAGGTCGCTGTCAGAAACATCCGCAGGGATGCGATGGAAGATCTTAAAAAACATTCCGAGGGAATTTCCCAAGACGAATTAAAAACTCTACAAGACCAGGTGCAAAAAATTACGGATTCTTATATAGAGAAGATATCCGGAGTTACCGCTGAAAAAGAGAAGGAAATCACCACGGTCTAA